ACATCAGCTCTCCCGCCCGAGCTGCCAACAGATCCGCCCTGCCAGCCAACAGGCCCATCGCCTGCCCATACGCCTCCGCCGCTTTTTGATGCTGCCCCAAAGCAGCCAACGCACGCCCTTTGTAGATAAAGCCGTCTGGTGACAGCGCACTATTGAGAGCGGCTTTGGCGTAATCGTCTGCCGCCTGCTGCCACTGCTCTAACGCCAAGTACGCATGGCCTCGCTGTTCATACCAGGACCACGAAGCAGAAGATAATTCCAAGGCCTGATTATAATCTTCCAAGGCCTCTTGATACCGTTTTTGGGCATAGCGGGCATTGCCCCTTTTAACATAAACAGCTGCCGACTTTTCTTGTTGAAGCACCGTCCCGTAAACCGTTTCTGCTTGAGCGTAGTCTTGCGCCGCATAGGCGCTGTCCCCTTGCTGCAACAAGGTCGCCGATACCGGCGCCTTCGCTGCGGGCTTTGCCGCTCCAAACGCCTGGGGCAGGCATAAGCAGCAAGCCAGTACCAAGACTGCGCCGCCTTTTTTCCAGTTTCCGAGCACGATCATTCCCCCTTTATTCCATCGCAATTGGACTTCATCAAGGCGCCTCTTTGGGCGGCGGCGCCGTAGGCGGCTGCGTTGCCGCTTTCCCTTTGCCACCCGGCTCTTCTAAAGGCCGATCTTCCAAACGCAAAGCCGGCAACTGCCCTTTGGGGTCTTTGGCGCCTGCACCGGACGTCCCTTTTTCGCTTTCCTTCGTCTTATCCGCTTTCATCTCTCCGTCCAGGATAATAGCATCCTTAAGCTCTTCCGGCGGCAGTTGACTGGCCTGGGACGGACTCAGCTCTCCCAGCCCCTTATTGAAGCCGCCTGCCGGACTGGGGAAATCCCTTACCGGCAACTTAGCGGTGGCCGCCTTCATAAACTGACGCCAAATGGAAGCCGGATTCTCACCGCCGGTAATACCGCCCAGGCTGCGATTATCATCCGCCCCCAGCCAAACTACCGCGGCCAAATTCGGCGTAAAACCAGCAAACCAGGCATCTTTATAGTCGTTGGTTGTTCCCGTCTTGCCTGCCGCAGGACGGCCGATGCCAGCGCCGGTGCCGGTCCCCCGGCTAATGACGCCCCGCATCATATCCACCAGCACGGACACGGCCCGGCTGTCTACTACTTGGGTGCTTTGAGGCCGATTGTCTTCCAAAACTTTTCCATTCCGGTCCACTACCTTCAAGATCGCCATCGAAGGCGCCCGCGCGCCTTGATTAGCCATAACGCCATAGGCCTCCGCCAATTCCAACGGCGTAACACCCCGTGTCAGACCGCCCAGCGACATGCCCAGCGTCATATCATTCACGCTGCCGCTTTTGACCAACGTAGTAATGCCCATTTTCTCCGCATTTTCTACAATTTTTTCCGGGCCTACCTGCCGCGCTAAACGCACCGCCACCACATTGAGAGACTGCTCTAAGGCTTGCCGCAGCGTTACAACGCCGCGAAAACGCCCGTCATAGTTTTGCGGCGCATAGCTGCCAAAGGTCACCGCCCGGTCATCAATGCGCGCCTCCGGCGACACGCCCTGCTGCAGCACCGACAAATAGACAAAAGGCTTAAACGCCGATCCCGGCTGCCGCTCCGCCAAAACCGCCCTGTTAAATTGATCGGTTCCTCGTCCGCCCACCATCGCCCGAATAGCTCCGGTAGACGGTTCAAGCGCAACCAGCGCTCCTTGCGGCTGTTGTACGCCGCCTTCCGAGGTATGACTCTTCGGCAGTTGGCTCCACAAGGCCTGCTCCGCCGCCTGCTGCATCTCGGAATCCAACGTAGTGTACACCTTTAAGCCGCCGGAATACACCATGCGAGCGCCGTATTTTTCAATCAAACGCTGCGTCACATAATCTACAAAATAAGACGCTGTTGTTTCTTGCTTACGAGCCCCGCTGCCGCCATAGCGCAATTCTACCTTGGCGGCCTTGGCCGCGTTCAGGGAATCCAAATAATTGTATTTAACCATCTGTTCCAGCACAACCTGCTGGCGCTCCTTGGCTCCTTTGGGATTGCGCAGCGGCGACAGCTCGCTGGGCCGCTGCGGCAAACCGGCCAGCATGGCGCATTCCGCCAAAGACAGTTCGCGCACGTCCTTGCCAAAGTAGACCTGCGCCGCCGCCTGGACGCCATAAGCGCCTTCGCCGAAATAAATCTGATTCAGATACATTTCCAGAATTTCGTTTTTAGAGTACTTGGCTTCCAGCTCAAAGGCTAGGAAAATCTCCCGCACCTTGCGCGTGAAAGTCCGTTCATGCGTCAAAAGCGCGTTGCGAGCCAGCTGCTGCGTGATCGTGCTGGCGCCTTCCGCTACGCCGCCGGAGGTAACGTTTACCCAGACCGCTCTGGCAATGCCGCGCACATCAATGCCGGGATGATCGTAAAACCGGGCGTCTTCCGTCGCAATAAAAGCCTTCTTTAAATTATCCGGAATTTCCTTCAGCGGAACCGGCACCCGGTTTTCCTCGGCATGCAGCGTAGCCAGCAAGTTCCCTGCCGCATCATACACCTGCGTCGAAGCGGCGCTGTTTTTCTGCAGATCACTGCTGCCAAAATCAAAGAACCCGCAGCCGCTCACCAGCGATACGGCAGCCATCAACAAACAGAGAACGCTCCATCCACGTAAACGTCGTAGCATATATATCATTTCACCTCATAATTTTTTCCAAAAACAAATATTCTTCATTATATTCGGCATGTTCTCCTGGTTTCCTGCCCAAAAAGGCAGGACGAAAGACAGAGGGAGAACGATTTTAACAGGAGTAAAAGGATGATACGAAAAACCTCACTAATTTAAGTTTATAGGGTCCTGCTGATTTAATGAGTGCACCGCCAGGACAAGAGATTTTTTCGCCTGGCAAGGAAGAGAGCTGCAGGAATAGCGGCGCTCTTTCAAGGTTTTCTGACACAGCCAGGCGGAAAAAGAATTGCCTCTGGCGTGTGATACGAATAAATTAGCAGGGCCCTGGGCAAGTGGAGCTATGCCGAGGCTTTCTGACAAAGTTTGGCGGAAAAAGGTCTGTTTTGGCGCAAAATGTGAGCAATGCAGCAGCTCCGTAAAAGAAAGACGCAGCACCTCCTGCTACGTCTTTGCTTCCTAGTTCCAAGATTTCTTAGTAAGAGTCGGTCTTAAACTGATGCATCACCGCCGGGGCTGCGCCAGTTCCGGCGGAAAAAGAAATATCCACTACATCGCCGGGCCGCACTAACGGCAGCTTAGGCGATAGCGACGCCGCGCCCATAAACACCGGCGTCTGCCCGTCGAGCATCAGAAAATAGTACGATTCGCCATGCTGCACTACCTGCGAGATACGCGACACCGCTCCGCGCAGCATATTCTGTTTCATCTCGCCGGAACCCAGATCCACTAAGCCAGTTTGGGCCAAATTCTGCCGATATGAGCGATACGCGCTTTCCATATCAGCGCCAACGCCGACGATATTGTAGTTTTCCACCGAAACAAAGGCCACGGCTTTTAATAAGCCTTCCTTATCCTTCATAGGCATGATATACGTTGGTACGCCGCCGATATTATACAATACCGGACTGCCGGCTCGGTAGGCTTTTTCCTGCACTTGGCCTTCCGCCGATTTCTTGGCGCTCAGTTCATTGGCGCCAGCCACCTTGTACCACCGCACTTCCTTAGTCCGAGAATTAACCAGCACAAAGCCTACGGTGCTTTCATCCTTACCGGAAGAAGAAATTCCTGTATACCAATAAACGTTATCGTCATCGCCGTAAATCAAATGCAACCCGTCGCCAGCTGGACGCAACGTGCCGGTTTTCGCCAGCAGCGTATTCCAGAAGCCATTGACATACGCGCCCCAGTCACGAATTTGATGGAAAAGAAAATCCTCCGGCTGCACCCGATCCACCCAGCGCGGAACTTCCTCCGGCCCATAACGCTGAATCTCGCCGCTTTGAGCGTCAACAACCGCTACACCAACCGCGTCACTGCCTCCATAACCGACTTTATTCCGATACAACGTCGCCACCCAGTAGGGATGCAGATCGTCATCCACTTCAAAGCTAAGGTCGCCAATCCCCACATCAACAAGCCCTGACAGATACAAATGCCGATGCAGATCTTCGAGAAAAAAACCTTTTGTCTGGTATTTCAGCCGAATATCGACGCCGTTCACCTGCTGTATCAAATGCACGTCCTGCGGATTGGTCGCCGAAACCATCACATACCCTTGGCTGCCCTTTTGGCGGTTGCTCCACCATTGGAAGAAGCCGCGATACTCCAAAGGCGCCACATAAAAAAGCTGGTCTTTCACCTTCTGCAGCGACATCTGACCTAATTGCACTTCGCTGCCCAAGGCGGGAATTTCACCAATTTTTTTGTCGGCCAGTCTGGCGGCGATTTCTTCATCAACAATGCGGATCTGCCCTAAATTGATAGGCGCTACATCCGACGAAAAAGAACTTTCCGTAACCGGCCCCAGCAAGTTGCGATATTGTTGACTGAAAAGAACCGGCGTACTGAGCAAAATGGGAAAAACAAAGAAATTGCAAAATGCAAGAATCAACATGGCCGCCCCAATAAAAGTCATGGCCTTATAGCGCATCATCAGCATAGCCAAACGACGATGATTGGTAATCTCAACCACTCTCGGCCGCTGCTTAAAAGCCCAAGGCAAAAGACGCCGCAGCAACTCTTCCCAGGCATTGCGGGTAATCAGATGGGGAAACCGCTCCGCCAAGGCGGATAAAGGCCAAGCCAGCAAGGCCATGCCGCCCCAAAAGGCAAGAAATGACCAATCCGTAAAGCCCAGCGCCAATACCGGCATCCGCACGAATACATAAATTCCCACTAAGATCAGCAGTATACAAAGTCCTTGGATTCTCCGCTCACGCATCTCTGAACCCTCCTTGTCCGCTTTCCGTCTCCGGTTTGCTCTTAGCTCCCGTCCTACAAGGTACGGATTATTTGATACATGGAATCCCGTTCCACCGGAATCCGGCCGATTTGACGAATGGTTTCAATGATCGTTTCCTGCGTCAAAAAGGTATCCGATTTGGCACCGGCGGCATGCATGATTTTTTCTTCGCTGACTGTCCCGTCAATATCATTAGCCCCAAAGCCGAGCGCCAACTGCGCAATCGGCAAAGTCAGCATCACCCAGTAGGCCTTGATATTGGAGAAATTGTCCAGCATCAAGCGCGAAATAGCCATTGTTTTCAACTCATCCCACAAAGAGGTTCGCTGATGCGTCGCCTCTAGTTCCGTATTGCCGGGGTGAAACGGAAAACAAATAAAGGTCTGGAAGCCGCCTGTTTCGTCCTGCAACGCCCGCAGCGACAACAGATGATCAACTCGTTCTTCCAATGTTTCAATATGCCCGTAAAGCATGCTCGCATTGCTGCGAATGCCCATCTTATGCGCTGTACGCTGCACTTCCAGCCATTCGGAAGCGGTTGCTTTGTTGGGACACAGCTCCTGCCGCACCCGGTCGGAAAGGATTTCCGCGCCGCCGCCGGGAATGGACTGCAAGCCCGCTTCCTGCAAGGCTTTGATCACTTCCGCCACCGACAACCCGGATAACTTGGAAAAATAATGAATTTCCACAGCGGTAAACGCCTTCCGATGCAATTGAGGCAGTTCCCGTTTCAGCATGCGCAGAACATCCAGATAGTATTCAAAGGGCCAATCCGGATGCAACCCGCTGACAATATGCAATTCCCGCAAGTCCGGGTCCTGCGCCGCCAGCTTAGCAAGCCGCAATACTTCCTCCTGATTCATA
The nucleotide sequence above comes from uncultured Anaeromusa sp.. Encoded proteins:
- the mqnE gene encoding aminofutalosine synthase MqnE — translated: MKTPLDTIEAKVRAGERLSKEDGLALFASPDIARIGYLADLVRQRISGDYVYFNVNRHVNLTNICVSRCRFCAFGRDEGDKKAYAMNQEEVLRLAKLAAQDPDLRELHIVSGLHPDWPFEYYLDVLRMLKRELPQLHRKAFTAVEIHYFSKLSGLSVAEVIKALQEAGLQSIPGGGAEILSDRVRQELCPNKATASEWLEVQRTAHKMGIRSNASMLYGHIETLEERVDHLLSLRALQDETGGFQTFICFPFHPGNTELEATHQRTSLWDELKTMAISRLMLDNFSNIKAYWVMLTLPIAQLALGFGANDIDGTVSEEKIMHAAGAKSDTFLTQETIIETIRQIGRIPVERDSMYQIIRTL
- a CDS encoding penicillin-binding protein 1A, with amino-acid sequence MLRRLRGWSVLCLLMAAVSLVSGCGFFDFGSSDLQKNSAASTQVYDAAGNLLATLHAEENRVPVPLKEIPDNLKKAFIATEDARFYDHPGIDVRGIARAVWVNVTSGGVAEGASTITQQLARNALLTHERTFTRKVREIFLAFELEAKYSKNEILEMYLNQIYFGEGAYGVQAAAQVYFGKDVRELSLAECAMLAGLPQRPSELSPLRNPKGAKERQQVVLEQMVKYNYLDSLNAAKAAKVELRYGGSGARKQETTASYFVDYVTQRLIEKYGARMVYSGGLKVYTTLDSEMQQAAEQALWSQLPKSHTSEGGVQQPQGALVALEPSTGAIRAMVGGRGTDQFNRAVLAERQPGSAFKPFVYLSVLQQGVSPEARIDDRAVTFGSYAPQNYDGRFRGVVTLRQALEQSLNVVAVRLARQVGPEKIVENAEKMGITTLVKSGSVNDMTLGMSLGGLTRGVTPLELAEAYGVMANQGARAPSMAILKVVDRNGKVLEDNRPQSTQVVDSRAVSVLVDMMRGVISRGTGTGAGIGRPAAGKTGTTNDYKDAWFAGFTPNLAAVVWLGADDNRSLGGITGGENPASIWRQFMKAATAKLPVRDFPSPAGGFNKGLGELSPSQASQLPPEELKDAIILDGEMKADKTKESEKGTSGAGAKDPKGQLPALRLEDRPLEEPGGKGKAATQPPTAPPPKEAP